A genomic segment from Luteibacter aegosomatis encodes:
- the phoB gene encoding phosphate regulon transcriptional regulator PhoB, with translation MHKRILIVEDEASIRDMVAFALRKAGMDAAHAADARAAQMAISERVPDLILLDWMLPGTSGLELARRLRREELSREIPIIMLTARGEEMDRVNGLEAGVDDYVIKPFSTRELIARIKAVLRRSQGDDGSGVVELGGLRIDGPAHRVFAGEDAVPIGPTEYRLLFFFMTHPERVYSRAQLLDHVWGGSVYVEERTVDVHIRRLRKTLEPWKLDEMVQTVRGAGYRFSANT, from the coding sequence GTGCACAAGCGCATTCTTATCGTGGAAGACGAAGCTTCGATTCGCGACATGGTCGCCTTCGCGCTTCGCAAGGCGGGCATGGACGCGGCGCACGCCGCCGACGCCCGCGCCGCCCAGATGGCCATTTCCGAGCGGGTGCCCGACCTGATCCTGCTCGACTGGATGCTTCCCGGCACCAGCGGACTCGAACTGGCCCGGCGCCTTCGCCGCGAAGAGCTGTCGCGGGAGATCCCGATCATCATGCTCACCGCCCGCGGCGAGGAAATGGACCGGGTCAACGGCCTCGAGGCCGGCGTCGACGACTACGTGATCAAGCCCTTCTCCACCCGGGAGCTCATCGCCCGCATCAAGGCGGTGCTGCGCCGCAGCCAGGGCGACGACGGCTCGGGCGTGGTCGAGCTCGGCGGGTTGCGCATCGACGGCCCCGCCCATCGCGTGTTCGCGGGGGAGGATGCCGTGCCCATCGGCCCGACCGAATATCGCCTGCTCTTCTTCTTCATGACCCACCCCGAGCGCGTCTATTCGCGCGCCCAGTTGCTCGACCACGTCTGGGGCGGCAGCGTGTACGTGGAGGAACGCACCGTCGACGTGCACATCCGCCGCCTGCGCAAGACGCTGGAACCCTGGAAGCTCGACGAGATGGTGCAGAC